One window of the Salvelinus alpinus chromosome 13, SLU_Salpinus.1, whole genome shotgun sequence genome contains the following:
- the LOC139537112 gene encoding RNA-binding protein lark-like: MVKIFVGNVNSSTTEPELRTLFEKYGQVSDCDILKNYGFVHMNEEEEAQKAVAELHKHELNGAPITVEFATTKVRNATKIYVGNVPEGTTAAKIRELFQPFGKVVECDIVKNFAFVHMQRENEAYEAISKLNHSKMEGQKIFVSISRNNQARNGRGDDYPHHYPPHPHHDPHYLPPRAPHGDYYAPRGRYPPPPPLPPPPPRAYYECDLYERHVRHDPYSSSSRYYEQDPYERRLPPLPQRPLSPPLTSRYYRERSPLASWSPPPPSSASYARRGAERDFVGGSSVPPPSSMCYALGSGFDKDDYFEEKYSNGFGRGY, encoded by the coding sequence ATGGTGAAGATATTTGTTGGAAACGTGAATTCCTCAACCACAGAACCAGAACTGCGTACTCTATTTGAGAAATACGGTCAGGTGTCAGACTGTGACATTCTGAAAAACTATGGCTTCGTGCACatgaatgaggaggaggaagccCAGAAGGCAGTGGCAGAACTCCATAAGCATGAGCTGAATGGGGCGCCCATCACTGTGGAGTTTGCCACTACGAAGGTCCGCAATGCCACCAAGATCTACGTAGGGAATGTCCCTGAGGGGACCACAGCTGCTAAGATAAGAGAGCTCTTCCAACCGTTTGGTAAGGTGGTAGAGTGTGACATTGTGAAGAACTTTGCCTTTGTGCACATGCAGAGAGAAAATGAGGCCTATGAGGCCATTTCCAAGTTAAACCACTCTAAAATGGAGGGCCAAAAGATCTTTGTATCCATCTCCCGCAACAATCAAGCCAGAAATGGCAGAGGGGATGACTACCCTCACCACTATCCACCTCACCCACACCACGATCCTCACTACCTCCCCCCTCGAGCTCCACACGGTGACTACTACGCACCTCGTGGTCGctatccccctcctcctccccttcccccaCCCCCCCCTAGGGCCTACTACGAGTGTGACCTATATGAGAGGCATGTCCGCCATGACCCATACTCTTCCTCCTCACGTTACTATGAGCAGGATCCTTATGAGCGACGGCTTCCCCCACTCCCTCAGCGGCCACTTTCTCCCCCCCTTACTTCCCGTTATTACCGGGAGCGCAGCCCCCTGGCTAGCTGGTCTCCACCCCCACCTTCCTCTGCCAGCTATGCCCGAAGGGGTGCCGAGCGAGATTTTGTTGGTGGCAGCTCTGTGCCCCCTCCTTCCTCTATGTGCTATGCTCTGGGCTCAGGCTTTGATAAGGATGATTACTTTGAAGAGAAGTACTCCAATGGTTTTGGTAGGGGCTACTAA